A stretch of the Aphis gossypii isolate Hap1 chromosome 2, ASM2018417v2, whole genome shotgun sequence genome encodes the following:
- the LOC114125881 gene encoding uncharacterized protein LOC114125881 isoform X2: protein MLKFTSKEIEMAADTLRVLRKRSLEEYDDDYKPLSKRMHSMYLKDGPLAGENHLAVTNAYGNASTSTQYSQQTATDYSHPDVNNQQNNRVEEPENLQYDPDLTSDQNPYYYESNRLLFDLHVERVHRHGQ, encoded by the exons ATGTTGAAG TTCACATCAAAAGAAATTGAAATGGCTGCCGATACTCTACGTGTTttaag GAAAAGATCATTAGAAGAATATGATGACGATTATAAACCTTTGTCAAAACGAATGCACAGTATGTACTTGAAAGATGGTCCACTTGCTGGCGAAAACCATTTGGCAGTCACAAATGCCTATGgt aatgcATCTACATCAACACAATATAGCCAGCAAACGGCCACTGATTATAGTCATCCAGATGTAAATAATCAACAAAACAATAGAGTTGAAGAACcggaaaatttacaatatgatCCAGATCTGACTTCTGATCAAAATCCTTACTATTACGAAAGCAacagattattatttgacCTTCATGTTGAAAGGGTTCATCGTCAtggtcaataa
- the LOC114125881 gene encoding uncharacterized protein LOC114125881 isoform X1: MKSDFTSKEIEMAADTLRVLRKRSLEEYDDDYKPLSKRMHSMYLKDGPLAGENHLAVTNAYGNASTSTQYSQQTATDYSHPDVNNQQNNRVEEPENLQYDPDLTSDQNPYYYESNRLLFDLHVERVHRHGQ, from the exons ATGAAAAGTGAT TTCACATCAAAAGAAATTGAAATGGCTGCCGATACTCTACGTGTTttaag GAAAAGATCATTAGAAGAATATGATGACGATTATAAACCTTTGTCAAAACGAATGCACAGTATGTACTTGAAAGATGGTCCACTTGCTGGCGAAAACCATTTGGCAGTCACAAATGCCTATGgt aatgcATCTACATCAACACAATATAGCCAGCAAACGGCCACTGATTATAGTCATCCAGATGTAAATAATCAACAAAACAATAGAGTTGAAGAACcggaaaatttacaatatgatCCAGATCTGACTTCTGATCAAAATCCTTACTATTACGAAAGCAacagattattatttgacCTTCATGTTGAAAGGGTTCATCGTCAtggtcaataa
- the LOC114125892 gene encoding sodium-independent sulfate anion transporter-like isoform X2 yields the protein MDNPKYEHDNGSQQNSTINNGNLQLNYGTGNNDVILAVDDAELSKITSNQNKIFIQHTKGTFLKNPTNFTKRKLFILQWIFIYSSEDFLGDLLAGITIGLTVIPQSMALASIVGIPAQAFSTTRIGPKEEELQTAWQKNVNKLIWAIGAFRNSFVVIVCSIICYCCVHKTNHDITSDWAPPIPFKVIGKIPYGLPHFQWPEFSNSNESFLDIILFMGSGIIVIPLISLLENISLCRTFAEGKPIDTDQELLAIGMANIGNSFFQGFAGSGAIARGALNYSSGVRTPLGGLYTGLTVMAALLFLTPYFYYIPKTSLAAVIIAASFMMVDVKMVKYVYNSKKKDLVLMLITFFSCLFLPLEYGVLIGIVANVGFIMCSAAKPKISIQVQKNCDGIKYLLLTPDRYLIFPSMEYVRQTITKHGLALGIPVVIDGSSIFEADFTTANVFSMMSLDFSKKGQYLYLYNLKPSVASVFKGIKNCNIYLCANKDELNELLRNHFGPSQIQEQYQNETIWTSKM from the exons atggACAATCCGAAGTATGAACATGACAATGGTTCACAACAAAATTCAACTATTAACAATGGCaatttacagttaaattatGGCACAGGAAACAATGATGTTATCT tGGCAGTGGATGATGCGGAATTGTCAAAAATTACTTCtaatcagaataaaatatttatccaacATACCAAAGGCACTTTTCTAAAGAATCCAACCAATTTTACCAaaagaaaactatttatattgcaATGGATTTTCATTTACTCGAGTGAAGACTTTCTTGGCGATCTCTTAGCCGGCATTACGATCGGCTTAACTGTAATACCTCAATCAATGGCATTGGCCAGCATAGTCGGAATACCAGCTCAG gCATTTAGTACTACGCGGATAGGTCCAAAAGAAGAAGAACTACAAACTGCATggcaaaaaaatgtaaacaagcTCATCTGGGCGATCGGTGCATTTAGAAATTCATTTGTAGTAATCGTATGTAGTATTATCTGTTATTGTTGTGTACATAAGACAAACCACGATATCACATCTGATTGGGCACCACCAATCCCTTTCAAAGTCatag GAAAAATACCCTATGGATTGCCTCATTTCCAGTGGCCAGAGTTTAGCAATTCTAACGAAAGTTTCTTggacattattttattcatgggCTCAGGCATTATTGTGATACCGCTCATATCGTTACTTGAAAACATATCACTCTGCAGAACTTTTG CGGAAGGTAAGCCAATAGACACAGATCAAGAGCTATTGGCAATTGGAATGGCGAACATTGGCAATTCGTTCTTTCAAGGTTTTGCCGGATCTGGAGCCATCGCTAGAGGAGCGCTTAACTATTCGAGTGGCGTACGCACGCCCCTCGGAGGACTGTACAcgg gaCTTACTGTTATGGCGGCATTGTTGTTTTTGACACCATATTTCTATTACATCCCGAAGACCTCACTAGCAGCCGTTATAATCGCTGCCTCATTCATGATGGTTGATGTCAAGATGGTCAAATACGTTTACAATTCAAAAA AAAAAGATTTGGTGCTCATGTTGATCACGTTTTTCTCATGCTTGTTTCTTCCATTGGAATACGGCGTGCTCATCGGCATCGTTGCAAACGTCGGGTTCATAATGTGCAGTGCTGCCAAACCCAAAATATCTATCCAAGTTCAAAAG aattGCGATGGAATTAAATACCTGTTGCTAACACCCGACAGATATTTGATATTCCCTTCGATGGAATACGTACGACAAACGATAACCAAACACGGCCTCGCTCTTGGAATCCCAGTTGTCATCGACGGTTCCAGTATATTCGAGGCAGATTTCACAACGGCAAAT GTATTTTCCATGATGTCACTggacttttcaaaaaaaggtCAATATCtgtatttgtataatctaAAGCCCAGCGTAGCTAGTGTCTTTAAAGGaataaaaaactgtaatatttatttgtgtgcAAATAAAGACGAGTTAAACGAACTGCTAAGAAATCATTT cggACCATCACAAATTCAAGAACAATATCAAAACGAAACAATTTGGACatcaaaaatgtaa
- the LOC114125892 gene encoding sodium-independent sulfate anion transporter-like isoform X1 yields the protein MDNPKYEHDNGSQQNSTINNGNLQLNYGTGNNDVILAVDDAELSKITSNQNKIFIQHTKGTFLKNPTNFTKRKLFILQWIFIYSSEDFLGDLLAGITIGLTVIPQSMALASIVGIPAQYGLYSSFVGTFIYLLFGTSKVVPMGPTAIVALLINNTIGTRGPAYATLLCFLTGVIQTLMSFAGLGIIVNFISVPVCSGFTSAAAILVITSQLKDLIGVKGGGGNLLKMCRTVLEHISNISIGDTIMGFACIGTVMLLKAFSTTRIGPKEEELQTAWQKNVNKLIWAIGAFRNSFVVIVCSIICYCCVHKTNHDITSDWAPPIPFKVIGKIPYGLPHFQWPEFSNSNESFLDIILFMGSGIIVIPLISLLENISLCRTFAEGKPIDTDQELLAIGMANIGNSFFQGFAGSGAIARGALNYSSGVRTPLGGLYTGLTVMAALLFLTPYFYYIPKTSLAAVIIAASFMMVDVKMVKYVYNSKKKDLVLMLITFFSCLFLPLEYGVLIGIVANVGFIMCSAAKPKISIQVQKNCDGIKYLLLTPDRYLIFPSMEYVRQTITKHGLALGIPVVIDGSSIFEADFTTANVFSMMSLDFSKKGQYLYLYNLKPSVASVFKGIKNCNIYLCANKDELNELLRNHFGPSQIQEQYQNETIWTSKM from the exons atggACAATCCGAAGTATGAACATGACAATGGTTCACAACAAAATTCAACTATTAACAATGGCaatttacagttaaattatGGCACAGGAAACAATGATGTTATCT tGGCAGTGGATGATGCGGAATTGTCAAAAATTACTTCtaatcagaataaaatatttatccaacATACCAAAGGCACTTTTCTAAAGAATCCAACCAATTTTACCAaaagaaaactatttatattgcaATGGATTTTCATTTACTCGAGTGAAGACTTTCTTGGCGATCTCTTAGCCGGCATTACGATCGGCTTAACTGTAATACCTCAATCAATGGCATTGGCCAGCATAGTCGGAATACCAGCTCAG tATGGTCTTTATAGTTCATTTGTGGgaacatttatttacttactgTTTGGCACAAGTAAAGTAGTCCCGATGGGACCCACCGCCATTGTGGCGCTTTTGATTAACAACACGATCGGGACCCGAGGACCGGCGTACGCGACGTTGTTATGCTTCTTGACGGGTGTCATCCAGACGCTGATGAGCTTCGCGGGTTTGGGGATCATCGTCAATTTTATATCAGTTCCGGTGTGCTCGGGGTTCACGTCTGCCGCAGCCATTCTTGTCATTACTTCCCAACTGAAAGACCTGATCGGCGTCAAGGGTGGCGGTGGAAACCTGTTGAAAATGTGCAGAACCGTATTGGAGCACATCAGTAATATTAGCATAGGAGACACAATCATGGGGTTTGCGTGCATAGGGACGGTGATGCTTTTAAag gCATTTAGTACTACGCGGATAGGTCCAAAAGAAGAAGAACTACAAACTGCATggcaaaaaaatgtaaacaagcTCATCTGGGCGATCGGTGCATTTAGAAATTCATTTGTAGTAATCGTATGTAGTATTATCTGTTATTGTTGTGTACATAAGACAAACCACGATATCACATCTGATTGGGCACCACCAATCCCTTTCAAAGTCatag GAAAAATACCCTATGGATTGCCTCATTTCCAGTGGCCAGAGTTTAGCAATTCTAACGAAAGTTTCTTggacattattttattcatgggCTCAGGCATTATTGTGATACCGCTCATATCGTTACTTGAAAACATATCACTCTGCAGAACTTTTG CGGAAGGTAAGCCAATAGACACAGATCAAGAGCTATTGGCAATTGGAATGGCGAACATTGGCAATTCGTTCTTTCAAGGTTTTGCCGGATCTGGAGCCATCGCTAGAGGAGCGCTTAACTATTCGAGTGGCGTACGCACGCCCCTCGGAGGACTGTACAcgg gaCTTACTGTTATGGCGGCATTGTTGTTTTTGACACCATATTTCTATTACATCCCGAAGACCTCACTAGCAGCCGTTATAATCGCTGCCTCATTCATGATGGTTGATGTCAAGATGGTCAAATACGTTTACAATTCAAAAA AAAAAGATTTGGTGCTCATGTTGATCACGTTTTTCTCATGCTTGTTTCTTCCATTGGAATACGGCGTGCTCATCGGCATCGTTGCAAACGTCGGGTTCATAATGTGCAGTGCTGCCAAACCCAAAATATCTATCCAAGTTCAAAAG aattGCGATGGAATTAAATACCTGTTGCTAACACCCGACAGATATTTGATATTCCCTTCGATGGAATACGTACGACAAACGATAACCAAACACGGCCTCGCTCTTGGAATCCCAGTTGTCATCGACGGTTCCAGTATATTCGAGGCAGATTTCACAACGGCAAAT GTATTTTCCATGATGTCACTggacttttcaaaaaaaggtCAATATCtgtatttgtataatctaAAGCCCAGCGTAGCTAGTGTCTTTAAAGGaataaaaaactgtaatatttatttgtgtgcAAATAAAGACGAGTTAAACGAACTGCTAAGAAATCATTT cggACCATCACAAATTCAAGAACAATATCAAAACGAAACAATTTGGACatcaaaaatgtaa